The Lampris incognitus isolate fLamInc1 chromosome 4, fLamInc1.hap2, whole genome shotgun sequence genome segment ttgtTCATCTgtaagtggtcataatgttttggctcatcagtttatatgtgtgtgtgtgtgtgtgagagagaaatgaCACTTATAATCCTGATGAGAAGTATCTGAGAAGCTTATATGATCCTGTTTTTACACCTACGTTTGATtttgtttgctgtttttttttccagtttagtTTCGCAATGCATAATCTGTTGTACACGAGGAGAAACTGACTGGCAGATCAACTGTTTTCCGATATATCCAGGCGATAACTCGTCCTGTACTTGCCAACTCTACCAACTGCACTGATCAACACTTTTTATTTCATGGTCGTCGTAGGTCTTCTGCCAGGTAGCACTACACACAGCGACTCTACTGTTCAGTTTACATGACAGTAGCGTTCACTTCGAACATcctacactgatttttttttttttgaatgcacAGCTACATCAAGTTGAGTTTTTCAAGAGTACTTCAAATTGTTACTACAGTCTTATGTCTGTTGCTAATCATGTACTACTTCTACCTAATTTCGCTCGGTGGTGTTGGCTAGTTGGTCAATGGTCCATTTCACTGCTTCAGAGGAAGTCATTTCACATGTGTAAAGTTAGAAACTTGAACAAGAGTATATGGTTAATGCGTTCAGCCCCATCTTGGTGGGAGAGTAGAGTGTAAACTAGAACTCAGGTACCAGTAGTTCTCTCCTCCTCGGCCTCAGCGGGCATCTAGGAGGCTTGCTCTTTCAGTTACACCAGTCTTTGCTGTGTTCTCTCCGCTGCAAACCACCTAGCCATGCTCAAGTTCCCATTCATGTAGTTTTCCGGTGGCCGTGATGGAGGGGTTTGTTATGCTGCGTCTGGGAGGAGAAATGAGGGCTGACTTAAGTTATTCACTTGCTTTACATTCGCATGAACAAATGACAACATCCAACTGAAAGTGGAACGACCCCCCCCTGTTTTTATTATGCCAGCAAGACTCGTGTTACAGTCTCCACATTTGCCCTAATCAATCTCTAATCAAGGGGAATTGGACAAGACTGCAGAGTTCTGCCAACTAAGGGGGGCGATGGCTATTTTAATGAATCTCAACTGTCGAAGGTTTGCTTCAGATGAGGTGTGCTCTTATTGGTTGCAGCTCAAGGCCAAAGCCTGTTTCCTCGTAGGTACACGTAAGCATGTGTTGCGACACAGAAGGGGTTTTTTCTTCATAGCCATTGCTTGCAGAGGCTCACACGCACATCTCAGAAACCTCAACGGGGTGTCAGCTGGGACCGGGTTCCCACGAGTCATACCGATCGAAGCCAACTGTGGTCGAACAGAGAAGGGTATCAAGTCAGCACGACATCGACATAAAACCAAAACCGCAGCGGTGACAAAAGAGGcaacagatatacagacagacagaacaaagaACTAAATAAAGTTATATACCAATAGCTTTACATGCTCTTTTTGGCTGTTTTGCTGACATTCCTTGTCTCCTTTTCCAGATTTCCATGGCTATTCCTGTATAATTTGGATTTGTATATGCGATTCTGCCCTATATGGCACACACAAGTATGTAGGCAAACGCCTGTGCAGTAGATGAGCATCAGTGTAATGTACACGCTTGCAAATGCACAGAACTTAAAGCAGAAATCAGGCTTCAAGAGTCAAAACAGTCACTTAGAAACCAGACCGGGTGAGTTGTGTGCTGACCCACTGAAGTATTTCAGTTGTACTGTCCTGGTTCATGTCTAAGTAAGGCTAGGTGCGACTGAGCTTGGTCAAAACTGCGCAATGATGGGAAAACTTTCCCAGCTGGCTGTCGTGGACTTGTTCCTTAAGAGCACTGGTGGTTTTGGAACAGGGAGAGGAGCCAACCCTCATTGTCCTGAAACTTTAAAGAGGTACGCTTTTGAGTTGTCAAACATGTTAACCGTGTTTTTAGCCCTCCTCAGCTCATTATGCTCAAAACAGTGTTATTTCTGCAGAATAAAACAAATGTTGACACTGTCTTGTCATGGAGGTATACAGTATATTGCTTTTGGCAAAAGGACAATAAAGCATGTAGATTTTTATAAAACGCTGTGACTTTCAGGTATGTTTTCAATCTGTGAATTGGAAatgtatgttttttgtttttcttctccgAAGAAATCTTTCGAGTTTGTGGTTTGTAGATGTAGTGTGCTGTTTTgtgtttctattttttttttttttacttgggaAGTGGGTCATGAAACACGCATGTTGCAAGAGGCCATCTGTGGCGTTAGCATGGCGACACTTGACCCCATCATCCGCAGTGATCACcttatgggagagagagagtgagacgatAAGTaggagtgtaaaaaaaaaaataccgatGCGCTTGAGTGTCATGATACAGTCTCACAGAATCATCGATTCTTTAAAACTGCATCGCTTCTTAGAATAGACTAGAATACTCTGTATTAGTCActttgtacatgcatacaaatgaaatttactctcttcatttaacccatcctagctgtgtagctaggagtggtgtgcagcatccggggaccaactccacttatttcttcccattgcctcggtcaggggcacagacaggaggattaaGCCAAacatgcatgttttgtttttttatggtgggaggaaactggagtgctccacagaaagggcctggggtggcctggggtccgaacccaggacctccttgctgtgaggcaacagcgctgaccactgggccaccgtgccgcccttaaaGCCTCTGGAATTGAAATAGTAAAAATGCATATATGATATCAACGTTTGCGTCCCATTGAGCATCCACAAGAAAATAAAAGTTCATAACTATTAGAAAACCCAGCTCAGAAAACAGCTCGTTTAGCTGTTTAGACCGTTTCTCAAGACTGTGTAGGCGCGGCAGATCACGTTTTGATTGACATCTCCCGCCGCACGTgtgtgcttccccccccccccgaaacacgGCGCGGTGTGCGTGTAACCAACCTCCTTTCTAGTTCCGTtccaagaaaatagttcctacatgaaactgctcacaacaaggtgtgTGTACTATcctgagtaaccgggtcatggtTTCTAGAAAGAGGCGgtcgctgttgagtttttcaaatgcgTTTTTCCCGCTTCGAGCGACACAAGCCGATAAAGCGCGCGCTACAGGTAAGAGGGCAACACGTGTACTCTTGAGTTTGGTGGTGAACCGTCGCCTTTAAGATGTACACAGACCTGGCAGCGGCACGACTTCATTATGCTGTTTACAactctgaccactaggtggcggGTGCCGTATTGTAACGGCTACACAGAGCCACAACAACAGCAGGCGTTGCCAGTACCACACTATCTATGGCTCCGGTTAACCTGACTTTACGGATATTGAGGGATTTTCATCggcattttttttcccaaaatatTGACGAAACACTGCAAGATATCGCGGTGTTTATATTATGatatatcatatatatgatatatatatgtatcatatatctatatatatatctatatatatatatatcatatatatcacacacacatatatatatatcatatatctatatatctatatctatatatatatcatatatatcacacacacatatatatatatatatcatatatatcacacacacacacacacacacacacacacatatatatatatatatatatattgaaccATGATACAAAATGTATCCAAATTCTTCCCAATCCGCCGCCCTAGTGACACGGGTGTAAGAGATGCAGGTGGGTGGGTGAAGGAGCTGACCCAACAACAGGGCTGACTCAAGAAAATGATCAATGTGTTGACATGAGATGATCAATCCAGGCAGTTTAAAATGGTGTATTTAGGGTGAAAATTGGGTTTTAAACAAGGAAGAGGCAGTAGCATGAGATGGGCATTAGAAAGGAGGGCAGGCCAGGGATGATGCTCCAGTCTAACCCTCCTCCCGTCGGGTAGGAGGGGTGTCAACAAAGCCGTGGGCCAGCTGACCACACTTGCACTTCAGCCCAGTGGTCCATTAGCATCCCTTCCCCCAAACTACCCCCTACTTTTTTATGACTGTAAAGCTAACGGAGCCATGGGGATTGCCTTTTTAGGAGACACCTGATCACAGCTAATCCCACTGCCGCCCAACACAAAGAAGCTGTGGCTGATAAAGACCATGAcccatatgcgtgtgtgtgtgtgtgtgtgtgtgtgtgtgtgagtgtgtgtgtgtgcgtgcgcacccCCCTTCCCGAGACAAAGTGTCTGCCATTGCCATGTGAGAGGGTGATAGAGACTGTTGAGGGGCTGTTGATGAGATGGGACACTGGAAGTCAGCCTTGGGATTGGGTACAGCTACTATGTACAGTTGAAGAGCTGGAGGTCTGTAGTTGCATCGCTTCAGTCAGAAATTGTGCCACTATAGAGCACAGAGCATGGCTTTTTAAATGGCCGTgagggctttttttggggggggggtgatctctTTGGACAAGAAAGGCTGTGTAAAACAAAGGGTGTGTCAAACCTGTGGGAGATATTCTTGGATCTGAGCTGTACAGCTCGAACATCCTGTAAATAGACATTCGGCGTGTGGAGGTTCAGATACTGGGGGTGCAGCAAGAGGCATTCAAATCACAGGTGACATTTGAAGGCTCTTTTCCTCTCTGCTAAGGGAGGACGGTGTCTATTTAGCCCGGACAGCTTCGCTACTGAGTACTAGGCGGAATCCTGCATCATGGAGAAGTTCCAGGCAGCCATGGTTCTCGGTGCCGTCGGCGATGCCTTGGGGTACAGAAAGGGCAGATGGGAGAGCTGCACGTCAGGCcgtcagatccaggaggaactggCGTCTCTGGGGGGCCTGGGGGCCCTGAGGTTGGACGCCGATAACTGGCCTCTCAGTGATGGAGTGCTGATGTTCATGACCACTGTGGAGGCACTTGTAACAGGTAAGGTGGAAGGCGGGTGGATTGACGGATGCTTAGAAAAATGTGGGTAAAAAGGGAGATGGGGACTGCAGAACCAGAATGAAAAGATTTTATTTTGAACACGTCTAGGAGAGTAGAAATTGAAATGGAAATGATGGTATATGTACTTTATTTGGTATACGTACCTTTTTTCAGTGATTCATCCTGTCCCGCCGTATCGACACACAACACCACAGTTGGGCTTTTCACCTTTCTGTGCTAAGCAGGACCAGAATAGCTTTCTACGTATAGCTCATGGGAGCTGTTAATCACAACATTTCTTTACAACTAAACCTGTGAACGCAACATAATCCACCCTGACAGCCATAATCCATCATAGTCAAATAATCCAAAATGGTTACCTTGGAGTAAATGTCACCACATCACTTCTGATCTTCATCGTCGCTTTCGAGCAGCCAAACAGGCTTGCCAGGACAGAAGAGTCCAAAATAGAAAGTTCTGGAAAATTTGAGCCTCGTGTCTTCCTGACGGAACAATAGCAGACTAGGCCCCTCCGTGATCCGGCAGGGTCATATTTAGCTGTGGATACCGTTGAAAGCCAGCAACAACAGTCGCGTGAAAGGGCGATGACATCTACTGAGATACGGCCCGCTGTTAAGCCGCATTCCAGCATGTACACATGTGTGCATAAACTCAAGGGAATCCTGGTACACACGGCAACAAggacacaaaaattaacattaaCCTTAGGGAGAGTCGACGACGTCAGTGTCAGAGAAGAAAAGTGTACGTTAAATTTACTAGGCAACATACAAAAAAGGGTGTGAGAACATTTTTCCCGGTATATTGAACCCAGCGCCGGAGTTCTCTTTACTACGTTTGAAGTCAaagttcttgtgctctggctcttaACACAAGGGATGATATATGTACACAATTCATacgttatatacacaatatacagttcaggataacacaacaatgtaaggtgcatatgggtgggtcagctgttcagcaaccggactgcctgtggaaagaaactatgacTGAGCTGGGCGGTGTGTGACTTAGATGCTCCGGTAACATTGTTTAGATGGAAGCAGCGAGAACAGAGCATGAGCAGGGCGGCTGGTGTCCTTAACGATGTttcgggctttccttttgcagcgagtggtgtaaatattatgaagccgTGGTAGTTCCGCGCCGAtgggtttttgctgctgtctttccagtcctttgaagcagtctgcaaccCTGAgcggtcaggttgccaaaccacactgtgacacgGCCTGTcgagacactctccatggtactgccataaaagttcacGAGAGTTTTGGCGCTCATACCAGAACCGTGCCACCCCTCTCTCACTAAAACCGCGTCTACTatcatccccctcccccctttcacATACATAAACTATAATCTTTATCAGTGATTtcacttctctctctttcctccctccaACCCGCTATAACACACCGTAGCCGATGTAAGAGCAAGTCCCTGTCTCAGCCAAGTCCTAAGCCGTTGCGTTTGACAAAAGGTTTGTTTCTCAACTCAgggaaaaaacacacaaaaaaactccCCAGCAGGGTGTCTGTGAGCTCAGCTGGTGGATCTGCTGATGTCTGGAAACAGCTCCGGCAGCACTGCAGGCATGCTGGTCCTAATCTGTGGTTCAGCGGTCCGAGGCTAAACTTAGACCACGGCAGCACCACTTATCTCGCTTCGCATGCCAATCATACATGAATCTtacccgctgtgtgtgtgtgcgtgtgcgcgcgtgtgtgtgtgtgtgtgttaagactACTGGTGTCTCGAGGATCTGTACCGGGAACTAGTGCGTCTCTATGTAGAAGCTATGGTGTCTCTCCAGGGAAGAGCCCCCGATCCTGCGACCGTGGAGGGCTGTGCTCACCTCAAGCCAAACAACTTCCTGCTGGCCTGGCACACACCCTTCAACGAGAAAGGTCATTGCACatcttggacttgtttttccattgCCTGTTGATGCGATGAATATATTACAATTTTCTGAGGGCAATACTGATGTTAAATACGTGCGCATCCACAAGTGACCCCACACTGGTGTCTGTGTCCAGGTTCCGGGTTCGGGGCAGCCGCGAAGGCCATGTGTGTGGGTATGAGGTACTGGCAGCCAGAGAGACTGGAGAATCTGGTGGAGGTCAGCGTCGAGACGGGCAGGATGACACACAATCACCCGACAGGTGAAAGTTCACATCAGATTTTAACCAATTAGGAGAAGCTCATGCGCCGTAAACGTCACGATGATGATGACCTGTGGATATTGCAATGTTCCGGCCAATACACAGCCGATTCACTGCAGCCATTCTGTCTGCGAGTTTGAGCACCTGTTGGGCATCACTGCGGTAGTAACTTTCATACTGTGGCTGTTTGCCTCAGGCTTCCTAGGTGCCCTGACAACGGCACTATTTGCATCCTACGCAATCCAGGGGAAACCCCCCGTAGCGTGGGGCCGCGAACTCATGAAGGTCATCCCGAAGGCCGAGGAGTACTGTAGGAAGACCATACGACACATGGCAGGTCAGATTGTGTTTCTCTGTGTACGTGCCCTAAGCTCGTTATTGGTTTTTGTTAATGAAGCCGCAGTGATCAGAGCGTCTATAAACATGCCGGCAATATCAGCATACTCCCGTTCGTGTGTtgtgagcgagagagcgagactgCCAGCGGACGACTGGAGGACTCACGAATGACGCGAGATTGTGCGTCGCCGCTGATGTCTGTATCTGTGCACTCCTCCGTAGAGTATCAGGAAAACTGGTTCTACTTTGAGGCCAAGTGGCAGTTTTACCTGGAAGAGCGGGAGATAGAGAAGGAGGGGCAGAACAAACCCTTGTTCCCCGATCGCTATGACGCCGAAGAAACAGACAAGGTGACAGTGAAGCAATTCTGTCTTCGAAAGACTTACGGACCGTCAGAAAAGTCCGACAATATAAACTCGCACATTTTACAAATAAACCTTTCACTATATGTCTGTGTAGGTTCCTTTTAGTTGTCCATGTTAACATTTCAAAATGAAATACGAAACACTCGGCTGAATCTGTCACCGTGGAGTTGAAAGTGAGCCTATTCAGATGAACGGCAAAAGGTTTTGTGCGCCGTAGTGATGAGTCCAGTCGAgtgttttgtattttattttgaaatcTGTCATCCTTCAACACCCCTGTGCTCCCTTTCCTCCGTGCCTCTATCCATTCAGATGTATAAACGGTGGAGCTCAGAGGGCCGCGCTGGCCGTAGGGGCCACGATTCCCCCATGATAGCCTATGACGCTCTTCTGGCAGCAGGGAGCGACTGGACAGAGCTCTGTCGGAGGGCCATGTTCCACGGAGGTAAGGATCACCGCATTCAACAACCACAAATACCTCAAACGCACACCAGCAGCCTGCTTACTTGGCACTCAATCACCCATGTTCTGCTTTTTCAGGTGAGAGTGAAGCCACAGGTCTGATAGCAGGATGTCTCTACGGCCTCATCCACGGCCTGAGCCACGTTCCCAAAGAACTGTACCAGGATCTGGACAAACGAGAGCGCATAGAGGAGCTCGGAGCCGCGCTTTACAATGCAGCGTGTGCAGAGAAGTGCTTAGAAAAGTAATCCAGCTCAATACTGGCCCGAACCCCACGTCCTACCAGAGAAACCGCATGTTGTTCTGTGAACCGTTTACCTTTGTCCAACACTGACCACTACTGGTCATTGGTGGCATCTAAATTATCTTGCAATTGAACCGAAATCAGGAATCAGATTTAgcttttcatgtctaaaaaccttgaacACGGCGTAATAAAACAATCAGCAACattctttattattatttgtaaatgactaatgTTATGTTTATTATACCTTTATCCATTGCTGTTCTCAATTGTCTCAAGAACTATGAGGGAGTGGTCTATTGTCCttgttaatattcatgagctgaccttcgAGTGACAATTACAAGCAAAGATGATGGTAATAGTAGGCGGGGTTTCATGATTTGAGGATTTTATTTGATTGGCCGTATGTAAACAAGTCTATGATGTCAGAGTAAAAAAAACAGCTGAGACAAGCTGAAGTAGGGAGAACTCTTAAAAAGAGGAAAATAGAAAAATGGAATTCTACCTTTCATACTTTTATTTTTTCAGTAGAAAGATACAGTttaaaaagtaataagtgatgttagaaaatattagtgtttcaaaCTCGATACGTCTTTAAGTGGTATTCTCCACTTTTTTCTTCCTTCTGTAACTCTCCCGTTGTAATTTTGACTAAATGATCTGACCAGAAAGGGTCATGCCAACACATACTCCCCTCACATCTCGTAGACGTGAGTGAGAGGAAACGGTCAAAGGGAGACAATTTAGAGTACTGAGATGCCGCCTGGATGTGATTCTCTTTTGTGAAACTGTGCATTTAGCCGTGGACTTGGGATTTGCTTACACAGGTATTGCATTGTGTTGATGGAGGGGCATATGCCTTCTAATTGCTCTAATAGTGCTGTTTTTATGATTCCTCCTAATATTAAATGATTGGATTAGAGTTGGGAAAGTAATCTGGTTCTTGTAAAGTTTTGCTGCCACTTGAAGATAACCTCCTTCTTTGACTAAACCCCCCTCTAAAGCTAACCTCTGTTAACATTAGCCAAATATCGATATATGACAGTGTTTCATGGAATGTCTCAAGCACAAATATGATCATAGAAAACCTTcgcagttctttttttttcatttatctcTTGTGGGCTTCGATCCAATTTGATGCCTTGGAGCTGCTCTTCTCAGAAGGTTGCTAGAACCCTGTCAAGcatattttttttcccaaacTGCAGAGATGCATATTACCTGAATCTCAGGTGCTCTATTAAAGCCATATATTTTTGTCTTGCTGAAACACATAACATCTAGATGTTGATTTTCAGACCATTTTGACTGGTGTTTACTTAAAATAATTGGCTTTACCTTCGTGAGGAATGAGAGTTTGTTATAATGTGACGAGTGTCCATTATTTTCACTTTGACACTCATATGTATGATATACTGTACATTATAAAGTCACCGTTACCTGGTCTTTATTAAATATGACATGAGATTAAAATTGATTCAGCTATTGTGTACCTTTCCTGAAGTCCCTGTCTTTCTTTATGGCGACAAAAATGCTAAATTTATTATGACTGACTCCCTCTCCTCGTGTCCTCAGTTTCTACCATGTATTTCTTTTAGTTAccctcacaaccccccccccctttaactaATAACCTATAATTACTCCTGCACTGCCAGAATACTTCACTTCAAGTCTAAACATCTTACCCCCTCTGCTCTGCTGACATACAACTGAAAATTCTACACAAACATGCACCGAGCACAGGAACTATCTTTACTACAATAGCTCAGGCAACTGAATGATTTACCAAGCATCCCGCCACAGTGCTGCCAAAGCTTGTAACTCTTTGCTAAGTATTTGTGAAGCAAAACAGTGGCTGTACCTAGCTAAGGGGATTTGGTTTTGCGTATCTTCCCTTCTCTCCAGACCAAAATACGAGAATACCAGTATGTGTCCTGATGCCAGAAAGATGAGAAGGTTGATCAGAGACCGGTGCTGCCGTCCAGAGTTCAGAGGGATTCTGGAGAGTCTTCTCCAGTACCTTATCCAGGACCTGTTCAACCAGGCGAGAGCAAATGGAAACAATGAAGAGCTTGGATGCAAGTCTGAGGCTCCAGCGAAATCAACACAACCTCAGCCAATTTCCTTAAATAATAGGATCCCTGATGCACAGAAAAGGACACAGAGCAAGACTGCTGGAAACTGTTGCAGTAGCGATAGAAGGCATGGGTTTTCCCCAGGAGATCGGAGGTTACAGGGCAATCACAGAGGAGGTGAAACAGCTGCTGACACAACAAGACAATGCCTCACCTCATTCAAGCTCCTCCAGGCTAAATTCATGAAGACCACACCCAAACCTCTCAACACCCAACAACGGGAGGTCAGAGCTCTTCCCTCCAAAGGAAGATTGAGAATTAACCAGAGCCAAGACCAGGAGACTGCTGAGAGCGCACAAACTAAAAGACGACAAGGAGTGAGGAAAGGGGGCAGTGTGAAGGATATGGTGGCGAggtttgccacagctgagcagaAGGAAAGGGGTGTGGATATGAAGGGGCAACAGCCATTCAAGGCTAGAACAATCAGAAAAGGCATCCTCATGTCCTCCTTGATGGAGAAATTTGAAACAATGGCAACTGTATGTAAGGGAAGCGACTTCAGATTTCAGAGTGAAAGGCCTTCCGGAGGTATGAAGGTGACAAGTTGTATCAAGCAGATTGTGGACTGCTATGAAAAACGACAACAACAGGGGGCAGGTCAAACTGTCCATGGCCAAAGACAATTGAATGAGATCAAAAGAACAGCTGCTGGACAAAAGCTGAAAGAAAACAATTCAATGACTGACGTGCAAGAACAAAGAACAGAGCGGCCAGTAGATGGATTGATACAAGAACATTTAAACAAGGGAGAACAAACTTATTTGAGAGCTGCACCAGTTAGCATCCAGATTTCAGACCAAAATGTTGAGGCTCATGGTTCAGTAAAAGACACAAAAAGGCACGTTTTGGATGAGAGTGTAGAGGTTTGGAGTGCAAGGAAAGATGATGAAATTGAAACTATGGTTGAGGAACATCATGGTATGGCAGGCAGATTTAAATATGGTAGTCTTGAGTTTATCTGTTTCACTTCTGTTATGGAGTGGTCTCTCCCAGAGCCCCAGAGACTTTCACCCCAAGTAGATGACACAAATAGCTGGTATGTGGCAGCTTCTCTGCCCTGCTCCTCTATGTGGACCTTGGCTCTTGTGCAGTCATCTCCAAAACAATATTTTGGGTATCCCAAATCCATTACCAAAGAAAACTCACCGAGTGTGCAAAAGATACTTACCCAGGCAAGAGAGGCACAGGATGTGGCCACACAATTCACAAACAAGGAGGCAAGAATATATGGACTAACAAGTCAAGATATTGAAGAGAGTTGCACTATTAAACCTCAAAAACAATCAGATGACTTCGCCCTCAATACCGCGGTGTACACATCAGAGAGACCGCCAGATCCACTCCAGGCCAAACTCACACAAAGTAGGCTACACCTCATCCGACAAGCCAATGGATTAGAGCATAAGCTCGGATCTGGTGAACTCAACTCCCCCCTCCAATTTGCACCATATCCTGAAGCTTTGACCCCCGAAGGCATCAGGTCGCCTACAACCTTTGATGCTCCTGAAACTGATCTTAACGCTGGGTATGTGACCTCAGGAAATTTGAGAGACCCTCACTTGCACCGTTTTAACAACATCACACTGAAAACCCAGAGTATGCAGGCAGAGGAGAAACtgcaggagagagaagaggaaaggggggaaaaagaagaaaaagtgacACATAAAGACACTAGTGATAAAAATACGCTGCACGGTTTTGGATCTTCTGAGGTCACCAGCAGTGAGGTATCATTCCAACAAGGAAGGAACCCGCCGCCAGTGCTACCCGGTCAATGTCCACCTCAGACACACAACCAAGTGCAGAGGGCAAAGTACACATCAATAAATTACGGTGATCCATCTGTCAAGCAAACATTTAAGCCCAAAATCATCCGTTTTACTGACACATTTACTTTCTAGGTTTGCACCTTGGAAAAGGATGTGAAATGTAATATCCTTTGCATTGTTTTGTCTCACTCTCCCTTCACAGTCAACCCCAATATACAATATCAGATTCAATTTACCACTTTGATCAATATTTCTAAATGTGTGAAAATTTAAAGTTATTGGAGTTCAGGATAAAAGCTTTCATGCAGGGGGCGCTACTGAGCAAGTTATAGAGTTAGACGCGTGTTACTAAGCGCCGCAGAACGTTTTGTTAAAACGGTATTTGCTGTCGTTACCTTGTCACCAAAacagctgttttttgtttgtttgtttgtttgtttgttttgtaactGCTTACGATCCATTTATTTCGCAAAATGGCCGGCAGGTATACAAAAGGGCGAAATATACCTTCTTCAGTTCCGAGGCCTAACTCTCCCGCTCTGACCCCGGCCTCGAATGTTGACTGCCCCAGCGGAGAAGCCGCTCCGGCCGCAGCAAACATAGCGCTGGACACGGGAGCATTTAAAAATGAACTACTCGCCTCCCTACGCAAAGATTTGGTCGATATTATGAAATCCGAGATCCGGGGCGAGGTGACACGTCTCACGGCCCGGACAGAATCGCTGCAGAGCAAATGTGAGGACTTAGAAGCGAGGTCGAGAAGAAACCATCAGGATTGTTGGGAGTACCAGAACTTAGAAGCGAGGTCGAGAAGAAACCATCAGGATTGTTGGGAGTACCAGAACTTAGAAGCGAGGTCGAGAAGAAACCATCAGGATTGTTGGGAGTACCAGAATTTAGAAGCGAGGTCGTGAAGAAACCATCAGGAGTTGGAGTACCAGAGGACAGAGATAGCTGCTCCACTGTCGCCG includes the following:
- the adprhl1 gene encoding inactive ADP-ribosyltransferase arh2 is translated as MEKFQAAMVLGAVGDALGYRKGRWESCTSGRQIQEELASLGGLGALRLDADNWPLSDGVLMFMTTVEALVTDYWCLEDLYRELVRLYVEAMVSLQGRAPDPATVEGCAHLKPNNFLLAWHTPFNEKGSGFGAAAKAMCVGMRYWQPERLENLVEVSVETGRMTHNHPTGFLGALTTALFASYAIQGKPPVAWGRELMKVIPKAEEYCRKTIRHMAEYQENWFYFEAKWQFYLEEREIEKEGQNKPLFPDRYDAEETDKMYKRWSSEGRAGRRGHDSPMIAYDALLAAGSDWTELCRRAMFHGGESEATGLIAGCLYGLIHGLSHVPKELYQDLDKRERIEELGAALYNAACAEKCLEK